The proteins below come from a single Bartonella schoenbuchensis R1 genomic window:
- a CDS encoding RluA family pseudouridine synthase produces MRLDRWFKVHYPGLAFGYLQKLLRSGQIRVDGRRVKTDIRLIVGQSIRVPFLSVDNKKNLSVTDKTIHDQAKLAILEKMLLYKDPKIFVLNKPAGLAVQGGSGLTCHIDGMLEVWRNKKGEKPRLVHRLDRETSGVLIIARSRGAAQALTAAFRARETKKTYWALVRGVPRKKQDKISTWMVKETTAQGDKMRVCEHGEPDSNHAVSYYRVLDTRGRALSWLEMEPYTGRTHQLRVHAAYMDHPIIGDSKYFFSDNNWELPGGIQNRLHLHARRIRIPHPSGGILDIIAPLPPHMVQSFNLLAFNENDGDTE; encoded by the coding sequence ATGCGCTTAGATCGTTGGTTTAAGGTGCATTATCCAGGGCTTGCGTTTGGGTATCTACAAAAACTGCTGCGTTCTGGTCAGATACGCGTTGATGGCAGGCGTGTTAAAACTGATATACGTCTTATTGTAGGGCAGTCTATTCGTGTGCCGTTTTTATCTGTTGATAATAAGAAAAATCTTTCTGTAACGGATAAAACTATTCATGATCAAGCCAAATTGGCCATTTTAGAAAAAATGCTTCTTTATAAAGATCCAAAAATCTTTGTATTAAACAAACCTGCAGGTTTGGCTGTACAAGGTGGCTCTGGTTTAACGTGCCATATTGATGGTATGCTTGAAGTATGGCGTAATAAAAAAGGGGAAAAACCACGGTTAGTTCATCGTCTTGATCGTGAGACATCAGGTGTACTTATTATTGCTCGATCAAGAGGGGCTGCACAAGCTTTGACTGCCGCTTTTCGAGCACGAGAAACGAAAAAAACTTATTGGGCATTGGTACGGGGAGTGCCTAGAAAAAAGCAAGATAAAATTTCAACATGGATGGTAAAGGAAACGACTGCACAAGGCGATAAAATGCGTGTTTGTGAACATGGGGAACCAGATTCTAATCACGCGGTTTCTTACTATCGTGTTCTAGATACACGAGGGCGGGCTCTGTCTTGGTTAGAAATGGAGCCTTATACTGGCAGAACACATCAACTACGTGTTCACGCAGCTTATATGGACCATCCAATTATTGGTGATTCAAAGTATTTTTTTTCTGATAATAATTGGGAATTACCTGGCGGCATTCAAAATCGTCTTCATCTTCATGCGCGCCGTATTCGTATTCCTCATCCTTCAGGTGGCATATTGGATATTATAGCTCCTTTACCACCCCATATGGTACAAAGTTTTAATCTTTTGGCTTTTAATGAAAATGATGGTGATACAGAGTAA
- a CDS encoding glucan ABC transporter ATP-binding protein/ permease, producing MLLLKTYARVLSYLDREKSAFFLICAANVILAIITIAEPILFGHVIDAIADKSGIIFNLTLWVCFGVFNIIAYILVARGADRLVHRRRLSVLTESFERIITMPLIWHQQRGTSNALHTLLRATDSMSAIWLDFMRQHLSTFVALFVLVPIAFNMNWRLSIVLVVLAIIYVLIARLVMQKTKDGQAAVERYHHSVFKHISDSISNVSIVQSYNRIAEETSELHQYTSDLLKAQNPVLNWWALASGLNRMASTISIVCVFLLGAFFVTKGQLSVGEVVSFVGFAQLMIGRLDQISGFINLAVSSQAKLQEFFEMEDSTFNMKEPDNLPSLQNVKGAIQFHHVTYAFPNSSQGVFDISFEVKTGQTVAIVGPTGAGKTTLINLLQRVYDPTVGHIKIDGIDIRSINRESLRKALATVFQDAGLFNRSIRDNIAIGRTTATDKELYKAAKTAAAHDFILNKNDQYDTLIGERGSQLSGGERQRLAIARAVLKNAPILILDEATSALDIETEARVKDAIDYVSQNRTTFIIAHRLSTIRNADLILFLDHGRLIEKGSFQELTKKGGRFYKLLKAGGLTNDQPMIKVEGENVIPLHESIAS from the coding sequence GTGCTTTTATTAAAAACATACGCGCGTGTTCTTTCTTATTTAGATAGAGAAAAAAGCGCATTTTTTTTAATCTGTGCTGCTAATGTTATACTAGCTATCATTACGATAGCAGAACCTATCTTGTTTGGTCACGTCATTGATGCAATTGCAGACAAATCAGGTATCATTTTTAACCTCACACTCTGGGTGTGCTTTGGTGTTTTTAATATTATTGCTTATATCCTTGTAGCTCGTGGCGCGGATCGCTTAGTGCACAGACGACGTTTAAGTGTTTTAACAGAATCTTTTGAGCGTATCATTACCATGCCATTAATTTGGCATCAACAACGTGGAACTTCTAATGCCCTTCATACGCTATTGCGCGCTACAGATTCCATGTCAGCTATATGGCTTGATTTTATGCGCCAACACCTTTCTACTTTTGTCGCATTATTTGTTCTAGTGCCCATAGCTTTTAATATGAACTGGCGCCTTTCAATAGTCTTAGTGGTTCTTGCCATTATCTATGTATTAATTGCACGCTTAGTAATGCAAAAAACAAAAGACGGACAAGCCGCTGTAGAACGTTATCATCATAGTGTTTTTAAACATATCAGTGATTCAATTTCTAACGTTTCAATTGTACAAAGCTATAACCGAATAGCAGAAGAAACATCAGAGCTTCATCAATACACCAGTGATCTTCTTAAAGCACAAAACCCTGTTCTAAACTGGTGGGCACTTGCCAGTGGTTTAAATAGAATGGCTTCAACCATTTCAATAGTGTGTGTATTTCTTCTTGGTGCTTTTTTTGTGACAAAAGGTCAACTAAGTGTAGGTGAAGTCGTCTCTTTCGTCGGATTTGCTCAATTAATGATTGGTCGTCTTGATCAAATTAGCGGTTTTATTAATTTAGCTGTATCCTCACAAGCAAAATTACAAGAATTCTTTGAAATGGAAGACTCAACTTTTAATATGAAAGAACCCGATAATCTTCCTTCTCTCCAAAATGTTAAAGGTGCGATTCAATTTCATCACGTGACTTATGCATTTCCAAATTCTTCTCAAGGTGTTTTTGACATTTCATTCGAAGTCAAAACAGGACAAACTGTCGCCATTGTAGGACCAACAGGTGCTGGAAAAACAACACTAATCAATTTGTTACAACGCGTATACGACCCTACAGTTGGACATATCAAAATTGATGGAATAGATATACGCTCCATTAACCGTGAATCTTTACGCAAAGCTCTTGCAACAGTATTTCAAGATGCTGGCCTTTTCAACCGTAGCATTCGTGATAACATTGCAATAGGTAGAACGACTGCAACAGATAAAGAACTTTATAAAGCTGCAAAAACAGCTGCTGCTCATGACTTTATTTTGAATAAAAATGATCAGTATGATACATTAATTGGCGAACGGGGCTCCCAATTATCAGGTGGAGAAAGGCAACGATTAGCAATTGCACGTGCTGTTTTAAAAAATGCACCTATTCTCATTTTAGATGAAGCAACCAGCGCTCTTGATATTGAAACAGAAGCACGCGTTAAAGACGCTATCGATTATGTAAGCCAAAATCGTACAACTTTTATTATAGCGCATCGTCTTTCAACAATCCGCAATGCTGATCTCATACTTTTTCTAGATCATGGTCGCTTAATTGAAAAAGGTAGTTTTCAAGAATTGACTAAAAAAGGTGGACGTTTTTATAAACTATTAAAAGCCGGCGGGTTAACAAACGATCAACCAATGATAAAAGTAGAAGGTGAAAATGTAATTCCTCTACATGAATCTATTGCATCGTAA
- the alaS gene encoding alanine--tRNA ligase → MNSVNKIRSTFLDYFHRNGHKVLSSSPLVPRNDPTLMFTNAGMVQFKNVFTGLEQLSCSRATTAQKCVRAGGKHNDLDNVGYTARHHTFFEMLGNFSFSDYFKEEAIFFAWNLLTKEFCLSKDKLLVTVYHSDDVAAQLWRKISGLPDEKIIRIATNDNFWMMGDTGPCGPCSEIFYDHGDKIFGGPPGSADEDGDRFVEIWNLVFMQYEQVSKDKRIELPHPSIDTGMGLERIAAVLQGVHDNYDIDLFSALIRESQRITGVEATGDFVVSHRVIADHLRSSAFLIADGVLPSNEGRGYVLRRIMRRAMRYAHFLDAKELLMWRLVPALIREMGQAYPELVRAESLISEILKLEETRFRKTLERGLRLLNEESVHLKEGDCFNGEVAFKLYDTYGFPLDLTQDALRHRGISVDVNAFNKAMEHQKAEARANWSGSGESVTETVWFSVRDQVGTTEFLGYETEKAEGVITALICDGEIVDKVSSGQKAMLVVNQTPFYGESGGQIGDSGIISGENFIFEVHDTQKKAKGVFVHIGEVKSGQAKTHDCVELAVDCVRRRKIRANHSATHILHKALRQTLGDHVVQKGSFVSPDRLRFDFSHSGQILLKDLKKIEDLANEIVLQNSEVITRLMTVDDAISEGAIALFGEKYSDEVRVVSMGKRHEEIGEKDYWSIELCGGTHVHRTGEIGLIHIVSVSSVAAGVRRIEALTGTAARLYFRNQYKQLYDIAALLKMPSVFNLSKNIQGLLDDYRRIGKELSNLRTKIAFNDGATKDNKADIKIINGISFMGRVIQNISPKDLKTLVDSGKKQIGSGVVAFIGISENGKGSVVVGVTDDLVDRLSAVDLVRIVSDTLGGKGGGGRPDMAQAGGPQGDKAYDAIAALEVFLENL, encoded by the coding sequence ATGAATAGCGTTAATAAGATCCGGTCAACATTTCTGGATTATTTTCATCGTAATGGACATAAAGTTCTTTCTTCTAGCCCACTTGTTCCACGCAATGATCCCACATTAATGTTTACAAATGCAGGAATGGTGCAGTTTAAAAATGTTTTTACTGGACTTGAGCAGCTTTCCTGTAGCCGGGCAACAACCGCACAAAAGTGTGTACGTGCGGGTGGAAAGCATAATGATCTTGATAATGTTGGTTATACTGCACGTCATCATACTTTTTTTGAAATGCTTGGTAATTTTTCTTTTAGCGATTACTTCAAGGAAGAAGCAATTTTTTTTGCATGGAACCTTCTAACAAAGGAATTTTGTCTTTCGAAAGATAAGTTGTTGGTTACAGTTTATCATAGTGATGATGTAGCTGCTCAGTTATGGCGTAAAATTTCAGGTCTTCCAGACGAAAAAATTATTCGGATTGCAACAAATGATAATTTTTGGATGATGGGGGATACAGGACCTTGTGGTCCATGTTCAGAGATTTTTTATGATCATGGCGATAAAATTTTTGGGGGACCTCCTGGAAGTGCTGATGAAGATGGCGATCGCTTTGTTGAAATTTGGAATCTAGTCTTCATGCAGTATGAGCAGGTGAGTAAAGACAAGAGAATTGAATTGCCTCATCCTTCTATTGATACGGGGATGGGATTAGAACGTATCGCTGCTGTTTTGCAAGGTGTGCACGATAATTATGATATTGATCTTTTTTCTGCATTAATTCGTGAGTCACAAAGGATAACAGGAGTTGAGGCGACTGGTGACTTTGTTGTTAGTCATCGTGTTATTGCTGATCATCTACGTTCCTCTGCATTTTTGATTGCAGATGGTGTTCTGCCTTCTAATGAAGGTCGGGGATATGTTCTACGTCGTATTATGCGTCGTGCTATGCGTTATGCTCATTTTCTTGATGCAAAAGAATTATTGATGTGGCGTCTTGTGCCTGCTTTGATACGCGAAATGGGGCAAGCCTATCCTGAATTAGTGCGTGCCGAATCTTTAATTTCAGAAATTTTAAAGTTGGAAGAAACGCGTTTTAGAAAAACTCTTGAACGGGGTCTTCGTTTGTTGAATGAAGAAAGTGTTCATCTTAAAGAAGGTGATTGTTTTAATGGTGAAGTTGCTTTTAAACTTTACGATACATATGGTTTTCCACTTGATTTGACGCAAGATGCTCTTCGGCACCGTGGAATATCTGTTGATGTTAACGCTTTTAACAAAGCGATGGAACACCAAAAAGCGGAGGCTCGTGCTAATTGGTCTGGTTCTGGTGAGTCTGTAACGGAAACGGTTTGGTTTTCTGTTCGTGATCAAGTAGGTACTACAGAGTTTTTGGGTTATGAAACAGAAAAAGCAGAAGGTGTTATTACTGCCCTTATCTGTGACGGTGAGATTGTTGATAAAGTTTCTTCAGGGCAAAAAGCTATGCTTGTCGTTAATCAGACACCTTTTTATGGCGAATCTGGTGGGCAAATTGGGGATAGCGGTATAATTTCTGGTGAGAATTTTATTTTTGAAGTACATGATACCCAGAAAAAGGCTAAAGGCGTTTTTGTTCATATTGGTGAGGTTAAAAGTGGTCAAGCAAAAACACATGATTGTGTGGAATTAGCAGTTGATTGTGTTCGTCGTAGAAAAATTCGTGCAAACCATTCTGCTACCCATATATTACATAAGGCTTTGCGTCAAACATTGGGGGATCATGTTGTACAGAAGGGTTCTTTTGTATCACCCGATCGGTTACGTTTTGATTTTTCTCATTCAGGACAAATTTTATTAAAAGATTTGAAAAAAATAGAAGATTTAGCCAATGAAATTGTGTTGCAAAATAGCGAAGTAATAACACGTCTGATGACAGTGGATGATGCAATTTCTGAAGGGGCAATAGCATTATTTGGTGAAAAATATAGTGATGAAGTTCGTGTTGTTTCTATGGGAAAAAGGCATGAAGAGATAGGGGAAAAAGACTATTGGTCAATTGAGCTTTGTGGGGGCACGCATGTGCACAGAACAGGTGAAATTGGCTTGATTCATATTGTTTCTGTAAGTTCTGTAGCGGCTGGAGTTCGCCGTATTGAAGCATTAACGGGCACTGCTGCGCGTCTTTACTTCCGTAACCAATATAAGCAACTTTATGACATTGCTGCTCTTTTAAAAATGCCCTCTGTTTTTAATCTAAGCAAAAATATTCAAGGTTTACTAGATGATTATCGTAGGATTGGAAAAGAATTAAGTAATTTACGTACGAAAATTGCTTTTAATGATGGAGCTACAAAAGATAATAAAGCAGATATAAAAATTATTAATGGCATTTCTTTTATGGGGCGTGTCATTCAAAATATTTCACCAAAAGATCTTAAGACATTAGTGGATTCTGGAAAAAAGCAGATTGGATCTGGTGTTGTAGCTTTCATCGGTATTTCAGAAAATGGCAAGGGAAGTGTTGTTGTGGGTGTAACTGATGATTTGGTTGATAGACTGAGTGCTGTTGATTTAGTACGTATTGTATCAGATACTCTTGGTGGTAAAGGTGGTGGTGGGCGCCCTGATATGGCGCAAGCCGGTGGCCCGCAAGGGGATAAAGCTTATGATGCTATTGCAGCATTAGAAGTTTTTCTTGAAAACTTGTAA
- the recA gene encoding recombinase RecA encodes MDKTKALDSALSQIERSFGKGSIMRLGQKEQVVEIETIPTGSLSLDIALGVGGLPKGRIIEIYGPESSGKTTLALHAIAEAQKSGGVCAFVDAEHALDPIYARKLGVKLEDLLISQPDTGEQALEIAETLVRSGAIDVLVVDSVAALTPRAEIDGEMNDSVPGLQARLMSKALRKLTASIFRSNCMVIFINQIRMKIGVMFGSPETTTGGNALKFYASVRLDIRRVGAIKDRDMVIGNQTRVKVVKNKLAPPFKQVEFDIIYGEGISKVGELIDLGVKAGIVEKSGSWFSYNSQRLGQGRENAKQFLHENAEIATEIESALRQNAGLLAIELLENAGLENTESEESI; translated from the coding sequence GTGGATAAAACAAAAGCTCTAGATTCTGCTCTATCACAAATCGAACGTTCTTTCGGTAAAGGCTCAATTATGCGTCTTGGGCAAAAGGAGCAGGTTGTTGAAATTGAAACAATTCCCACTGGCTCATTATCCTTAGATATTGCTTTGGGTGTAGGTGGATTACCAAAAGGGCGTATTATTGAGATTTATGGGCCAGAAAGCTCCGGAAAAACGACGCTGGCTCTTCATGCTATTGCTGAAGCTCAGAAAAGTGGTGGAGTTTGTGCTTTTGTTGATGCAGAACATGCTCTTGATCCTATTTATGCACGTAAACTTGGTGTTAAATTAGAAGATCTGCTCATTTCTCAACCAGATACCGGTGAACAGGCTTTGGAAATTGCAGAAACGCTAGTTCGTTCTGGTGCGATTGACGTACTTGTTGTTGATTCAGTAGCAGCTTTAACACCACGTGCGGAAATTGATGGTGAAATGAATGATTCTGTTCCTGGGTTGCAAGCTCGATTAATGAGTAAAGCTTTGCGTAAATTAACGGCATCAATTTTTCGCTCTAACTGTATGGTTATTTTCATCAATCAGATTCGCATGAAAATTGGTGTAATGTTTGGTTCTCCTGAAACGACAACAGGTGGGAATGCTTTAAAGTTTTATGCTTCTGTCCGTTTAGATATTCGTCGTGTTGGTGCTATTAAAGACCGGGATATGGTAATTGGTAATCAAACGCGTGTTAAAGTGGTGAAAAATAAATTAGCTCCTCCATTTAAACAGGTGGAATTTGACATTATCTATGGTGAAGGTATTTCCAAAGTGGGGGAATTGATTGATTTGGGTGTTAAAGCTGGTATTGTAGAGAAATCTGGTTCATGGTTCTCTTATAATTCTCAACGTTTAGGGCAGGGGCGTGAGAACGCAAAGCAATTTTTACACGAGAATGCAGAAATAGCAACAGAGATTGAATCGGCTTTACGTCAAAATGCTGGTTTGCTTGCAATTGAATTATTAGAAAATGCAGGATTAGAAAATACAGAAAGCGAAGAATCAATTTGA
- a CDS encoding replication-associated recombination protein A, with the protein MNKDFFTSSFDSHVSANRPLAERMRPRSLSEVVGQDHLIGTEGFLSRMIESGSFGSMIFWGPPGTGKTTIARLLALETNFAFEQVSAICTGVTELKKIFEVAQARFISGCRTLLFVDEIHRFNRAQQDVFLPFMEDGTVVLVGATTENPSFELNSALLSRARVLTFRLHDSKSLNMLLKRAEEVEGKSLPLDDHARDLLIRMSDGDARAALTLAEEIWRAARPEEIFNAKVLQEIIQRRAPIYDKGQDSHYNLISALHKSVRGSDPDAALYYLARMFDAGEDPLYIGRRLVRIAVEDIGLADPQALVICNAAKDAYNYLGSPEGELALAQACLYIATAPKSNAVYLAYKAAMHCARKNGSLPPPKHILNAPTKLMKENGYGEGYRYDHSEPDAFSGQEYFPEKLGRQIYYQPQERGFEREIVKRLEWWKKLRQKRGSQKQDCD; encoded by the coding sequence TTGAATAAAGATTTTTTTACTTCATCTTTTGATTCTCATGTCAGCGCAAATCGTCCACTTGCTGAAAGAATGCGTCCTCGTTCTTTGAGTGAGGTTGTTGGGCAAGATCATTTGATTGGAACGGAAGGCTTTCTTTCACGTATGATAGAAAGTGGTTCGTTTGGTTCGATGATTTTTTGGGGACCTCCAGGAACAGGTAAAACAACAATTGCACGTTTATTGGCATTAGAGACGAATTTCGCTTTTGAGCAAGTTTCTGCTATTTGTACTGGTGTTACAGAGCTAAAGAAAATTTTTGAAGTAGCTCAAGCTCGTTTTATATCTGGATGTCGGACACTTTTGTTTGTTGATGAAATTCATCGATTTAATCGTGCTCAGCAGGATGTTTTTCTTCCTTTTATGGAAGATGGTACAGTGGTTCTTGTAGGGGCAACAACTGAAAACCCTTCATTTGAACTTAATAGCGCCCTTCTTTCACGTGCACGTGTTTTGACGTTTCGTTTACATGATAGTAAAAGTTTGAATATGCTTTTAAAGCGCGCTGAGGAAGTGGAGGGCAAATCTTTACCTTTGGATGATCACGCTAGAGACCTCTTGATAAGGATGTCTGATGGTGATGCACGAGCGGCACTAACACTAGCAGAGGAAATTTGGCGTGCTGCACGCCCAGAAGAAATCTTCAATGCTAAAGTTTTACAAGAAATCATTCAGCGTAGAGCTCCGATTTATGATAAAGGTCAGGATAGTCACTATAATCTTATTTCAGCATTACATAAATCAGTTCGTGGATCTGATCCTGATGCTGCTCTTTATTATCTTGCACGTATGTTTGATGCGGGTGAAGATCCTCTATATATTGGACGCAGATTGGTACGTATAGCTGTTGAAGATATTGGTTTGGCAGATCCGCAGGCTCTTGTAATCTGTAATGCAGCAAAGGATGCTTATAATTATTTAGGGTCGCCTGAGGGTGAATTGGCTTTGGCGCAAGCATGTCTTTATATTGCTACGGCACCAAAGTCGAATGCAGTTTATCTTGCTTATAAAGCAGCAATGCATTGTGCGCGTAAAAATGGTTCTTTACCTCCTCCTAAGCATATCCTTAATGCTCCTACAAAACTTATGAAGGAAAATGGATATGGGGAAGGCTATCGTTATGACCATTCTGAGCCAGATGCTTTTTCAGGGCAGGAGTATTTTCCTGAAAAACTTGGACGTCAAATTTATTATCAACCACAAGAGCGTGGTTTTGAGCGTGAAATTGTGAAACGTCTTGAATGGTGGAAAAAGTTACGACAAAAACGGGGTAGTCAAAAACAAGATTGCGACTAA